In Carassius carassius chromosome 19, fCarCar2.1, whole genome shotgun sequence, a single genomic region encodes these proteins:
- the abi2a gene encoding abl interactor 2a isoform X5, protein MAELQMLLEEEIPAGRRALLDSFTNLERVADYCESNYVQSPNKHAALEETKNYTTQSLASVAYLINTLANNVLQMLDIQASQLRRMESSINHISQTVDIHKEKVARREIGILTTNKNTSRTHKIIAPANPERPVRYIRKPIDYSTLDDIGHGVKWLLRFKVNTQNMKIGGLLRTTPPTQKPPSPPMPGKGTIGRHSPYRTLEPVRPPVVPNDYVPSPTRNIVPILQQSPVRTASVNQRNRTYSSGSSGGSHPSSRSSSRENSGSGSVGVPIAVPTPSPPSAFPAAGASTPSATTNSTQSSVTSSNLTPTQPSANPTSIPESLPTQPDSNESSLTPDNGSPPSQPLLASAEASATSSTNPGTGGPQFYSMNRPVPKQIAPTVGGSLPYRRPPSISGQTSMPPSQPNGGPYYNQNQVSDAPPPPPPSEEPVFEETQNPVPPPEGFEEEESSVVEYSDPYTEEDPPWAPQTYLEKVVAIYDYMQDKEDELSFQEGAIIYVIKKNDDGWFEGVMSGTTGLFPGNYVESIMHYTE, encoded by the exons TCTCCGAACAAGCACGCCGCTCTAGAGGAAACAAAGAACTACACCACTCAGTCACTGGCCAGTGTGGCCTACCTGATCAACACACTTGCCAACAATGTGCTCCAAATGCTGGACATCCAGGCCTCCCAGCTGCGCCGAATGGAGTCCTCCATCAACCACATCTCTCAG ACGGTGGACATCCACAAAGAAAAAGTGGCGAGGCGGGAGATAGGCATCCTCACAACCAATAAGAACACCTCCCGCACGCATAAAATCATTGCTCCAGCCAATCCCGAGAGGCCAGTGCGGTACATTCGCAAACCTATCGATTACAGCACGCTGGACGATATCGGTCACGGTGTGAAG TGGTTGCTTAGGTTCAAG GTCAACACCCAGAACATGAAGATTGGCGGTCTTCTTCGCACCACACCTCCCACACAGAAACCACCAAGCCCCCCAATGCCAGGCAAAGGCACCATAGG GAGACACTCCCCCTACAGAACACTTGAGCCAGTGCGGCCTCCGGTGGTACCAAATGACTATGTCCCCAGCCCCACACGCAATATAGTGCCCATTCTGCAGCAAAGTCCTGTGCGCACAGCATCTGTTAATCAGAGGAACCGCACTTACAG CAGTGGGAGCAGCGGCGGCAGTCATCCCAGCAGTCGCAGCAGCAGTCGTGAAAACAGCGGCAGCGGCAGTGTGGGTGTTCCAATCGCCGTTCCTACACCCTCTCCACCCAGCGCCTTCCCAG CTGCTGGTGCCAGCACACCCTCAGCTACAACTAACTCCACTCAGTCTTCTGTTACGTCCTCTAATTTAACTCCCACACAACCCTCAGCCAACCCCACCTCAATCCCTGAATCTCTCCCCACTCAACCCGACTCcaatgagagctctctgactccaGATAATGGCTCTCCTCCCTCTCAACCACTCCTCGCTTCAGCTGAAGCTAGTGCTACATCCAGCACCAACCCTGGGACAG GTGGTCCTCAGTTCTACAGCATGAACAGGCCCGTCCCCAAACAGATCGCGCCCACAGTGGGGGGTTCGCTGCCGTATCGCCGGCCGCCCTCGATCTCGGGTCAGACTTCCATGCCCCCCAGCCAGCCGAACGGAGGGCCCTATTACAATCAGAACCAAG TTTCAGATGCGCCTCCCCCACCTCCCCCTTCAGAAGAGCCGGTGTTTGAGGAGACACAAAACCCAGTTCCACCTCCAGAAGGCTTTGAGGAAGAGGAGTCTTCTGTGGTGGAATACAGTGACCCTTACACTGAAGAAGACCCACCCTGGGCTCCACAAACGTACTTGGAGAAAG TGGTGGCGATCTACGACTACATGCAGGACAAGGAAGATGAATTGTCTTTCCAGGAGGGGGCCATCATTTATGTCATTAAAAAGAATGATGATGGCTGGTTTGAAGGTGTGATGAGCGGCACTACAGGTCTCTTCCCTGGAAACTACGTGGAGTCCATCATGCACTACACGGAGTGA
- the abi2a gene encoding abl interactor 2a isoform X1: MAELQMLLEEEIPAGRRALLDSFTNLERVADYCESNYVQSPNKHAALEETKNYTTQSLASVAYLINTLANNVLQMLDIQASQLRRMESSINHISQTVDIHKEKVARREIGILTTNKNTSRTHKIIAPANPERPVRYIRKPIDYSTLDDIGHGVKWLLRFKVNTQNMKIGGLLRTTPPTQKPPSPPMPGKGTIGRHSPYRTLEPVRPPVVPNDYVPSPTRNIVPILQQSPVRTASVNQRNRTYSSGSSGGSHPSSRSSSRENSGSGSVGVPIAVPTPSPPSAFPAAGASTPSATTNSTQSSVTSSNLTPTQPSANPTSIPESLPTQPDSNESSLTPDNGSPPSQPLLASAEASATSSTNPGTGGPQFYSMNRPVPKQIAPTVGGSLPYRRPPSISGQTSMPPSQPNGGPYYNQNQASVAPPPPSVLQITPQLPLTGFVARVQETISDAPPPPPPSEEPVFEETQNPVPPPEGFEEEESSVVEYSDPYTEEDPPWAPQTYLEKVVAIYDYMQDKEDELSFQEGAIIYVIKKNDDGWFEGVMSGTTGLFPGNYVESIMHYTE; encoded by the exons TCTCCGAACAAGCACGCCGCTCTAGAGGAAACAAAGAACTACACCACTCAGTCACTGGCCAGTGTGGCCTACCTGATCAACACACTTGCCAACAATGTGCTCCAAATGCTGGACATCCAGGCCTCCCAGCTGCGCCGAATGGAGTCCTCCATCAACCACATCTCTCAG ACGGTGGACATCCACAAAGAAAAAGTGGCGAGGCGGGAGATAGGCATCCTCACAACCAATAAGAACACCTCCCGCACGCATAAAATCATTGCTCCAGCCAATCCCGAGAGGCCAGTGCGGTACATTCGCAAACCTATCGATTACAGCACGCTGGACGATATCGGTCACGGTGTGAAG TGGTTGCTTAGGTTCAAG GTCAACACCCAGAACATGAAGATTGGCGGTCTTCTTCGCACCACACCTCCCACACAGAAACCACCAAGCCCCCCAATGCCAGGCAAAGGCACCATAGG GAGACACTCCCCCTACAGAACACTTGAGCCAGTGCGGCCTCCGGTGGTACCAAATGACTATGTCCCCAGCCCCACACGCAATATAGTGCCCATTCTGCAGCAAAGTCCTGTGCGCACAGCATCTGTTAATCAGAGGAACCGCACTTACAG CAGTGGGAGCAGCGGCGGCAGTCATCCCAGCAGTCGCAGCAGCAGTCGTGAAAACAGCGGCAGCGGCAGTGTGGGTGTTCCAATCGCCGTTCCTACACCCTCTCCACCCAGCGCCTTCCCAG CTGCTGGTGCCAGCACACCCTCAGCTACAACTAACTCCACTCAGTCTTCTGTTACGTCCTCTAATTTAACTCCCACACAACCCTCAGCCAACCCCACCTCAATCCCTGAATCTCTCCCCACTCAACCCGACTCcaatgagagctctctgactccaGATAATGGCTCTCCTCCCTCTCAACCACTCCTCGCTTCAGCTGAAGCTAGTGCTACATCCAGCACCAACCCTGGGACAG GTGGTCCTCAGTTCTACAGCATGAACAGGCCCGTCCCCAAACAGATCGCGCCCACAGTGGGGGGTTCGCTGCCGTATCGCCGGCCGCCCTCGATCTCGGGTCAGACTTCCATGCCCCCCAGCCAGCCGAACGGAGGGCCCTATTACAATCAGAACCAAG CCTCAGTGGCCCCCCCTCCACCCTCCGTACTGCAGATCACACCCCAGCTTCCACTGACGGGTTTTGTGGCTCGCGTACAGGAAACCA TTTCAGATGCGCCTCCCCCACCTCCCCCTTCAGAAGAGCCGGTGTTTGAGGAGACACAAAACCCAGTTCCACCTCCAGAAGGCTTTGAGGAAGAGGAGTCTTCTGTGGTGGAATACAGTGACCCTTACACTGAAGAAGACCCACCCTGGGCTCCACAAACGTACTTGGAGAAAG TGGTGGCGATCTACGACTACATGCAGGACAAGGAAGATGAATTGTCTTTCCAGGAGGGGGCCATCATTTATGTCATTAAAAAGAATGATGATGGCTGGTTTGAAGGTGTGATGAGCGGCACTACAGGTCTCTTCCCTGGAAACTACGTGGAGTCCATCATGCACTACACGGAGTGA
- the abi2a gene encoding abl interactor 2a isoform X3: MAELQMLLEEEIPAGRRALLDSFTNLERVADYCESNYVQSPNKHAALEETKNYTTQSLASVAYLINTLANNVLQMLDIQASQLRRMESSINHISQTVDIHKEKVARREIGILTTNKNTSRTHKIIAPANPERPVRYIRKPIDYSTLDDIGHGVKVNTQNMKIGGLLRTTPPTQKPPSPPMPGKGTIGRHSPYRTLEPVRPPVVPNDYVPSPTRNIVPILQQSPVRTASVNQRNRTYSSGSSGGSHPSSRSSSRENSGSGSVGVPIAVPTPSPPSAFPAAGASTPSATTNSTQSSVTSSNLTPTQPSANPTSIPESLPTQPDSNESSLTPDNGSPPSQPLLASAEASATSSTNPGTGGPQFYSMNRPVPKQIAPTVGGSLPYRRPPSISGQTSMPPSQPNGGPYYNQNQASVAPPPPSVLQITPQLPLTGFVARVQETISDAPPPPPPSEEPVFEETQNPVPPPEGFEEEESSVVEYSDPYTEEDPPWAPQTYLEKVVAIYDYMQDKEDELSFQEGAIIYVIKKNDDGWFEGVMSGTTGLFPGNYVESIMHYTE; encoded by the exons TCTCCGAACAAGCACGCCGCTCTAGAGGAAACAAAGAACTACACCACTCAGTCACTGGCCAGTGTGGCCTACCTGATCAACACACTTGCCAACAATGTGCTCCAAATGCTGGACATCCAGGCCTCCCAGCTGCGCCGAATGGAGTCCTCCATCAACCACATCTCTCAG ACGGTGGACATCCACAAAGAAAAAGTGGCGAGGCGGGAGATAGGCATCCTCACAACCAATAAGAACACCTCCCGCACGCATAAAATCATTGCTCCAGCCAATCCCGAGAGGCCAGTGCGGTACATTCGCAAACCTATCGATTACAGCACGCTGGACGATATCGGTCACGGTGTGAAG GTCAACACCCAGAACATGAAGATTGGCGGTCTTCTTCGCACCACACCTCCCACACAGAAACCACCAAGCCCCCCAATGCCAGGCAAAGGCACCATAGG GAGACACTCCCCCTACAGAACACTTGAGCCAGTGCGGCCTCCGGTGGTACCAAATGACTATGTCCCCAGCCCCACACGCAATATAGTGCCCATTCTGCAGCAAAGTCCTGTGCGCACAGCATCTGTTAATCAGAGGAACCGCACTTACAG CAGTGGGAGCAGCGGCGGCAGTCATCCCAGCAGTCGCAGCAGCAGTCGTGAAAACAGCGGCAGCGGCAGTGTGGGTGTTCCAATCGCCGTTCCTACACCCTCTCCACCCAGCGCCTTCCCAG CTGCTGGTGCCAGCACACCCTCAGCTACAACTAACTCCACTCAGTCTTCTGTTACGTCCTCTAATTTAACTCCCACACAACCCTCAGCCAACCCCACCTCAATCCCTGAATCTCTCCCCACTCAACCCGACTCcaatgagagctctctgactccaGATAATGGCTCTCCTCCCTCTCAACCACTCCTCGCTTCAGCTGAAGCTAGTGCTACATCCAGCACCAACCCTGGGACAG GTGGTCCTCAGTTCTACAGCATGAACAGGCCCGTCCCCAAACAGATCGCGCCCACAGTGGGGGGTTCGCTGCCGTATCGCCGGCCGCCCTCGATCTCGGGTCAGACTTCCATGCCCCCCAGCCAGCCGAACGGAGGGCCCTATTACAATCAGAACCAAG CCTCAGTGGCCCCCCCTCCACCCTCCGTACTGCAGATCACACCCCAGCTTCCACTGACGGGTTTTGTGGCTCGCGTACAGGAAACCA TTTCAGATGCGCCTCCCCCACCTCCCCCTTCAGAAGAGCCGGTGTTTGAGGAGACACAAAACCCAGTTCCACCTCCAGAAGGCTTTGAGGAAGAGGAGTCTTCTGTGGTGGAATACAGTGACCCTTACACTGAAGAAGACCCACCCTGGGCTCCACAAACGTACTTGGAGAAAG TGGTGGCGATCTACGACTACATGCAGGACAAGGAAGATGAATTGTCTTTCCAGGAGGGGGCCATCATTTATGTCATTAAAAAGAATGATGATGGCTGGTTTGAAGGTGTGATGAGCGGCACTACAGGTCTCTTCCCTGGAAACTACGTGGAGTCCATCATGCACTACACGGAGTGA
- the abi2a gene encoding abl interactor 2a isoform X7 codes for MAELQMLLEEEIPAGRRALLDSFTNLERVADYCESNYVQSPNKHAALEETKNYTTQSLASVAYLINTLANNVLQMLDIQASQLRRMESSINHISQTVDIHKEKVARREIGILTTNKNTSRTHKIIAPANPERPVRYIRKPIDYSTLDDIGHGVKWLLRFKVNTQNMKIGGLLRTTPPTQKPPSPPMPGKGTIGRHSPYRTLEPVRPPVVPNDYVPSPTRNIVPILQQSPVRTASVNQRNRTYSGSSGGSHPSSRSSSRENSGSGSVGVPIAVPTPSPPSAFPGGPQFYSMNRPVPKQIAPTVGGSLPYRRPPSISGQTSMPPSQPNGGPYYNQNQASVAPPPPSVLQITPQLPLTGFVARVQETISDAPPPPPPSEEPVFEETQNPVPPPEGFEEEESSVVEYSDPYTEEDPPWAPQTYLEKVVAIYDYMQDKEDELSFQEGAIIYVIKKNDDGWFEGVMSGTTGLFPGNYVESIMHYTE; via the exons TCTCCGAACAAGCACGCCGCTCTAGAGGAAACAAAGAACTACACCACTCAGTCACTGGCCAGTGTGGCCTACCTGATCAACACACTTGCCAACAATGTGCTCCAAATGCTGGACATCCAGGCCTCCCAGCTGCGCCGAATGGAGTCCTCCATCAACCACATCTCTCAG ACGGTGGACATCCACAAAGAAAAAGTGGCGAGGCGGGAGATAGGCATCCTCACAACCAATAAGAACACCTCCCGCACGCATAAAATCATTGCTCCAGCCAATCCCGAGAGGCCAGTGCGGTACATTCGCAAACCTATCGATTACAGCACGCTGGACGATATCGGTCACGGTGTGAAG TGGTTGCTTAGGTTCAAG GTCAACACCCAGAACATGAAGATTGGCGGTCTTCTTCGCACCACACCTCCCACACAGAAACCACCAAGCCCCCCAATGCCAGGCAAAGGCACCATAGG GAGACACTCCCCCTACAGAACACTTGAGCCAGTGCGGCCTCCGGTGGTACCAAATGACTATGTCCCCAGCCCCACACGCAATATAGTGCCCATTCTGCAGCAAAGTCCTGTGCGCACAGCATCTGTTAATCAGAGGAACCGCACTTACAG TGGGAGCAGCGGCGGCAGTCATCCCAGCAGTCGCAGCAGCAGTCGTGAAAACAGCGGCAGCGGCAGTGTGGGTGTTCCAATCGCCGTTCCTACACCCTCTCCACCCAGCGCCTTCCCAG GTGGTCCTCAGTTCTACAGCATGAACAGGCCCGTCCCCAAACAGATCGCGCCCACAGTGGGGGGTTCGCTGCCGTATCGCCGGCCGCCCTCGATCTCGGGTCAGACTTCCATGCCCCCCAGCCAGCCGAACGGAGGGCCCTATTACAATCAGAACCAAG CCTCAGTGGCCCCCCCTCCACCCTCCGTACTGCAGATCACACCCCAGCTTCCACTGACGGGTTTTGTGGCTCGCGTACAGGAAACCA TTTCAGATGCGCCTCCCCCACCTCCCCCTTCAGAAGAGCCGGTGTTTGAGGAGACACAAAACCCAGTTCCACCTCCAGAAGGCTTTGAGGAAGAGGAGTCTTCTGTGGTGGAATACAGTGACCCTTACACTGAAGAAGACCCACCCTGGGCTCCACAAACGTACTTGGAGAAAG TGGTGGCGATCTACGACTACATGCAGGACAAGGAAGATGAATTGTCTTTCCAGGAGGGGGCCATCATTTATGTCATTAAAAAGAATGATGATGGCTGGTTTGAAGGTGTGATGAGCGGCACTACAGGTCTCTTCCCTGGAAACTACGTGGAGTCCATCATGCACTACACGGAGTGA
- the abi2a gene encoding abl interactor 2a isoform X2 has translation MAELQMLLEEEIPAGRRALLDSFTNLERVADYCESNYVQSPNKHAALEETKNYTTQSLASVAYLINTLANNVLQMLDIQASQLRRMESSINHISQTVDIHKEKVARREIGILTTNKNTSRTHKIIAPANPERPVRYIRKPIDYSTLDDIGHGVKWLLRFKVNTQNMKIGGLLRTTPPTQKPPSPPMPGKGTIGRHSPYRTLEPVRPPVVPNDYVPSPTRNIVPILQQSPVRTASVNQRNRTYSGSSGGSHPSSRSSSRENSGSGSVGVPIAVPTPSPPSAFPAAGASTPSATTNSTQSSVTSSNLTPTQPSANPTSIPESLPTQPDSNESSLTPDNGSPPSQPLLASAEASATSSTNPGTGGPQFYSMNRPVPKQIAPTVGGSLPYRRPPSISGQTSMPPSQPNGGPYYNQNQASVAPPPPSVLQITPQLPLTGFVARVQETISDAPPPPPPSEEPVFEETQNPVPPPEGFEEEESSVVEYSDPYTEEDPPWAPQTYLEKVVAIYDYMQDKEDELSFQEGAIIYVIKKNDDGWFEGVMSGTTGLFPGNYVESIMHYTE, from the exons TCTCCGAACAAGCACGCCGCTCTAGAGGAAACAAAGAACTACACCACTCAGTCACTGGCCAGTGTGGCCTACCTGATCAACACACTTGCCAACAATGTGCTCCAAATGCTGGACATCCAGGCCTCCCAGCTGCGCCGAATGGAGTCCTCCATCAACCACATCTCTCAG ACGGTGGACATCCACAAAGAAAAAGTGGCGAGGCGGGAGATAGGCATCCTCACAACCAATAAGAACACCTCCCGCACGCATAAAATCATTGCTCCAGCCAATCCCGAGAGGCCAGTGCGGTACATTCGCAAACCTATCGATTACAGCACGCTGGACGATATCGGTCACGGTGTGAAG TGGTTGCTTAGGTTCAAG GTCAACACCCAGAACATGAAGATTGGCGGTCTTCTTCGCACCACACCTCCCACACAGAAACCACCAAGCCCCCCAATGCCAGGCAAAGGCACCATAGG GAGACACTCCCCCTACAGAACACTTGAGCCAGTGCGGCCTCCGGTGGTACCAAATGACTATGTCCCCAGCCCCACACGCAATATAGTGCCCATTCTGCAGCAAAGTCCTGTGCGCACAGCATCTGTTAATCAGAGGAACCGCACTTACAG TGGGAGCAGCGGCGGCAGTCATCCCAGCAGTCGCAGCAGCAGTCGTGAAAACAGCGGCAGCGGCAGTGTGGGTGTTCCAATCGCCGTTCCTACACCCTCTCCACCCAGCGCCTTCCCAG CTGCTGGTGCCAGCACACCCTCAGCTACAACTAACTCCACTCAGTCTTCTGTTACGTCCTCTAATTTAACTCCCACACAACCCTCAGCCAACCCCACCTCAATCCCTGAATCTCTCCCCACTCAACCCGACTCcaatgagagctctctgactccaGATAATGGCTCTCCTCCCTCTCAACCACTCCTCGCTTCAGCTGAAGCTAGTGCTACATCCAGCACCAACCCTGGGACAG GTGGTCCTCAGTTCTACAGCATGAACAGGCCCGTCCCCAAACAGATCGCGCCCACAGTGGGGGGTTCGCTGCCGTATCGCCGGCCGCCCTCGATCTCGGGTCAGACTTCCATGCCCCCCAGCCAGCCGAACGGAGGGCCCTATTACAATCAGAACCAAG CCTCAGTGGCCCCCCCTCCACCCTCCGTACTGCAGATCACACCCCAGCTTCCACTGACGGGTTTTGTGGCTCGCGTACAGGAAACCA TTTCAGATGCGCCTCCCCCACCTCCCCCTTCAGAAGAGCCGGTGTTTGAGGAGACACAAAACCCAGTTCCACCTCCAGAAGGCTTTGAGGAAGAGGAGTCTTCTGTGGTGGAATACAGTGACCCTTACACTGAAGAAGACCCACCCTGGGCTCCACAAACGTACTTGGAGAAAG TGGTGGCGATCTACGACTACATGCAGGACAAGGAAGATGAATTGTCTTTCCAGGAGGGGGCCATCATTTATGTCATTAAAAAGAATGATGATGGCTGGTTTGAAGGTGTGATGAGCGGCACTACAGGTCTCTTCCCTGGAAACTACGTGGAGTCCATCATGCACTACACGGAGTGA
- the abi2a gene encoding abl interactor 2a isoform X4, with protein MAELQMLLEEEIPAGRRALLDSFTNLERVADYCESNYVQSPNKHAALEETKNYTTQSLASVAYLINTLANNVLQMLDIQASQLRRMESSINHISQTVDIHKEKVARREIGILTTNKNTSRTHKIIAPANPERPVRYIRKPIDYSTLDDIGHGVKVNTQNMKIGGLLRTTPPTQKPPSPPMPGKGTIGRHSPYRTLEPVRPPVVPNDYVPSPTRNIVPILQQSPVRTASVNQRNRTYSGSSGGSHPSSRSSSRENSGSGSVGVPIAVPTPSPPSAFPAAGASTPSATTNSTQSSVTSSNLTPTQPSANPTSIPESLPTQPDSNESSLTPDNGSPPSQPLLASAEASATSSTNPGTGGPQFYSMNRPVPKQIAPTVGGSLPYRRPPSISGQTSMPPSQPNGGPYYNQNQASVAPPPPSVLQITPQLPLTGFVARVQETISDAPPPPPPSEEPVFEETQNPVPPPEGFEEEESSVVEYSDPYTEEDPPWAPQTYLEKVVAIYDYMQDKEDELSFQEGAIIYVIKKNDDGWFEGVMSGTTGLFPGNYVESIMHYTE; from the exons TCTCCGAACAAGCACGCCGCTCTAGAGGAAACAAAGAACTACACCACTCAGTCACTGGCCAGTGTGGCCTACCTGATCAACACACTTGCCAACAATGTGCTCCAAATGCTGGACATCCAGGCCTCCCAGCTGCGCCGAATGGAGTCCTCCATCAACCACATCTCTCAG ACGGTGGACATCCACAAAGAAAAAGTGGCGAGGCGGGAGATAGGCATCCTCACAACCAATAAGAACACCTCCCGCACGCATAAAATCATTGCTCCAGCCAATCCCGAGAGGCCAGTGCGGTACATTCGCAAACCTATCGATTACAGCACGCTGGACGATATCGGTCACGGTGTGAAG GTCAACACCCAGAACATGAAGATTGGCGGTCTTCTTCGCACCACACCTCCCACACAGAAACCACCAAGCCCCCCAATGCCAGGCAAAGGCACCATAGG GAGACACTCCCCCTACAGAACACTTGAGCCAGTGCGGCCTCCGGTGGTACCAAATGACTATGTCCCCAGCCCCACACGCAATATAGTGCCCATTCTGCAGCAAAGTCCTGTGCGCACAGCATCTGTTAATCAGAGGAACCGCACTTACAG TGGGAGCAGCGGCGGCAGTCATCCCAGCAGTCGCAGCAGCAGTCGTGAAAACAGCGGCAGCGGCAGTGTGGGTGTTCCAATCGCCGTTCCTACACCCTCTCCACCCAGCGCCTTCCCAG CTGCTGGTGCCAGCACACCCTCAGCTACAACTAACTCCACTCAGTCTTCTGTTACGTCCTCTAATTTAACTCCCACACAACCCTCAGCCAACCCCACCTCAATCCCTGAATCTCTCCCCACTCAACCCGACTCcaatgagagctctctgactccaGATAATGGCTCTCCTCCCTCTCAACCACTCCTCGCTTCAGCTGAAGCTAGTGCTACATCCAGCACCAACCCTGGGACAG GTGGTCCTCAGTTCTACAGCATGAACAGGCCCGTCCCCAAACAGATCGCGCCCACAGTGGGGGGTTCGCTGCCGTATCGCCGGCCGCCCTCGATCTCGGGTCAGACTTCCATGCCCCCCAGCCAGCCGAACGGAGGGCCCTATTACAATCAGAACCAAG CCTCAGTGGCCCCCCCTCCACCCTCCGTACTGCAGATCACACCCCAGCTTCCACTGACGGGTTTTGTGGCTCGCGTACAGGAAACCA TTTCAGATGCGCCTCCCCCACCTCCCCCTTCAGAAGAGCCGGTGTTTGAGGAGACACAAAACCCAGTTCCACCTCCAGAAGGCTTTGAGGAAGAGGAGTCTTCTGTGGTGGAATACAGTGACCCTTACACTGAAGAAGACCCACCCTGGGCTCCACAAACGTACTTGGAGAAAG TGGTGGCGATCTACGACTACATGCAGGACAAGGAAGATGAATTGTCTTTCCAGGAGGGGGCCATCATTTATGTCATTAAAAAGAATGATGATGGCTGGTTTGAAGGTGTGATGAGCGGCACTACAGGTCTCTTCCCTGGAAACTACGTGGAGTCCATCATGCACTACACGGAGTGA
- the abi2a gene encoding abl interactor 2a isoform X10 yields MAELQMLLEEEIPAGRRALLDSFTNLERVADYCESNYVQSPNKHAALEETKNYTTQSLASVAYLINTLANNVLQMLDIQASQLRRMESSINHISQTVDIHKEKVARREIGILTTNKNTSRTHKIIAPANPERPVRYIRKPIDYSTLDDIGHGVKWLLRFKVNTQNMKIGGLLRTTPPTQKPPSPPMPGKGTIGRHSPYRTLEPVRPPVVPNDYVPSPTRNIVPILQQSPVRTASVNQRNRTYSSGSSGGSHPSSRSSSRENSGSGSVGVPIAVPTPSPPSAFPGGPQFYSMNRPVPKQIAPTVGGSLPYRRPPSISGQTSMPPSQPNGGPYYNQNQVSDAPPPPPPSEEPVFEETQNPVPPPEGFEEEESSVVEYSDPYTEEDPPWAPQTYLEKVVAIYDYMQDKEDELSFQEGAIIYVIKKNDDGWFEGVMSGTTGLFPGNYVESIMHYTE; encoded by the exons TCTCCGAACAAGCACGCCGCTCTAGAGGAAACAAAGAACTACACCACTCAGTCACTGGCCAGTGTGGCCTACCTGATCAACACACTTGCCAACAATGTGCTCCAAATGCTGGACATCCAGGCCTCCCAGCTGCGCCGAATGGAGTCCTCCATCAACCACATCTCTCAG ACGGTGGACATCCACAAAGAAAAAGTGGCGAGGCGGGAGATAGGCATCCTCACAACCAATAAGAACACCTCCCGCACGCATAAAATCATTGCTCCAGCCAATCCCGAGAGGCCAGTGCGGTACATTCGCAAACCTATCGATTACAGCACGCTGGACGATATCGGTCACGGTGTGAAG TGGTTGCTTAGGTTCAAG GTCAACACCCAGAACATGAAGATTGGCGGTCTTCTTCGCACCACACCTCCCACACAGAAACCACCAAGCCCCCCAATGCCAGGCAAAGGCACCATAGG GAGACACTCCCCCTACAGAACACTTGAGCCAGTGCGGCCTCCGGTGGTACCAAATGACTATGTCCCCAGCCCCACACGCAATATAGTGCCCATTCTGCAGCAAAGTCCTGTGCGCACAGCATCTGTTAATCAGAGGAACCGCACTTACAG CAGTGGGAGCAGCGGCGGCAGTCATCCCAGCAGTCGCAGCAGCAGTCGTGAAAACAGCGGCAGCGGCAGTGTGGGTGTTCCAATCGCCGTTCCTACACCCTCTCCACCCAGCGCCTTCCCAG GTGGTCCTCAGTTCTACAGCATGAACAGGCCCGTCCCCAAACAGATCGCGCCCACAGTGGGGGGTTCGCTGCCGTATCGCCGGCCGCCCTCGATCTCGGGTCAGACTTCCATGCCCCCCAGCCAGCCGAACGGAGGGCCCTATTACAATCAGAACCAAG TTTCAGATGCGCCTCCCCCACCTCCCCCTTCAGAAGAGCCGGTGTTTGAGGAGACACAAAACCCAGTTCCACCTCCAGAAGGCTTTGAGGAAGAGGAGTCTTCTGTGGTGGAATACAGTGACCCTTACACTGAAGAAGACCCACCCTGGGCTCCACAAACGTACTTGGAGAAAG TGGTGGCGATCTACGACTACATGCAGGACAAGGAAGATGAATTGTCTTTCCAGGAGGGGGCCATCATTTATGTCATTAAAAAGAATGATGATGGCTGGTTTGAAGGTGTGATGAGCGGCACTACAGGTCTCTTCCCTGGAAACTACGTGGAGTCCATCATGCACTACACGGAGTGA